The window GAACTCCCCAAATCAAGCATACCCACCAGACTTTTCATGTCATTATTTGTacacagaaattcagaaatagAAACTTTCCAAGTACAGCTCTCTATTGGGAGTTCCATACAAGTGACACAACCCCAGCTCAATTCTACACATGCACAGGGGAAGGCTCTTCACAAGGGTCTTTTTGACCTGTAGCTGTGACTTTCAGTATTGCAAAGAACATAATTCAGCTATAGGATACATGGACCTTGAATATTCTGCCAGGTTAGCAATGTATACATAGACACACATCAACATCTTGATTCACTACACCCttaaaaacttctttttctgctgaTGTCCCTGTGTAAGAGATGCTAACTGCAATCTACCACACATCTTTATTTATTACTGTTGTGTTTTAGGGATGGTATTCTCCAGTTTAGTGGtcttgctaaaaaaaaaaaaaaatccacaccaACACTggcttccccttcccttccagcTGGAAACACAAAAGTCAAAGATCAAAGactgagataagaacaatttattggaaacagcaatgagacaAGAATATAAACAGTAACAGCTACAATATTAATACCAAAAGCTATGAGACTAAGAAATTCTTCACAGGAAAGTGAAACAATTTCAGATGGTTCCACCCTCCTCCAGGGTTTTTCCCTCTGGGAGGAACAAGGGAAAAACCCTGGAGGAGGGTGAAACCATCTGAAATTTCCCTTCTTCCTGGAAGCAAGACAGAATAAATATGGAAAGGACATGAGCTGGAATGATAACATGGAGGTGTTGCCCGTGTCCcctcctgctcacctgggccAAACCATAACAATTACATCTTTAAGGTTTGTTCTTCCCAGATGTCCTTGACTaggggaggcagctgctgcctatTTCACTGGTTAGGGCTCCTTTTTACTGAATAAGGCTGGAAAATACAGTAAAATCTTTGTCGTGGTTCGACAATGGTATTCTCCAATTTAATGATCCAAATAAAGCCATGTGCTGCTCTCaccccttcccctccttctgTGGAGGAGAATTGTAGGCACAAAAAGCAAAGATCACAGGCTTAGATAAGTACAATTTACTGGAAGCAGCAATTAGATGTCAGAAGAAGAAATTAGAAAATGGAGTTACCCATTGCATCAttaagaatatttaaattttgcCTGTGTTAACACGCTGTGAACAACCATCTCCAACAATCCCTTCCCACATCCAGCCCAGAGCAACACCTCTCTTTTTGAGCATGTTGGGAGAGGATCTGCAGGGGAATAAATGAGAGGGAGACATGGACTGCAATGCAAAAGAACTTTAATGAGTCAAAACAGGAAAATTGGGTCAATCCAAGGTGAGGTGGTGCCAATGCAGAGAGCACCAGGGGCAAACAACAATCTGTTGTGTTTTCCAAGGAGGTGCCCACAAAGgagtgcagggccagcaggtgCTCCCCAGGATGGCTGAGTGGGACTCACAGCCCCGGGGAGCACAAGGGAACAGGGAcacaggagggaaaggagagagtGGCAGGGaacagaggcagggctgggctgtgcttgccaagagcccaggctggccctgtccctctgcaagggctgcagggctTGCTCAGCCCCTCAGGAAGCACCAAGGCCATGCTGCATGCCCAGGGCGGCTCcatcctggcactgcctgtgttccttccccagcagcttcagcaggggAGGCCACAGATGCCACTGCCCAGGCCAGAGAGGCCAaagcccccagagctgatgggcactccctgagagctgaggatgctgccaacagcagcagagctggaggatcCCACGGCGGTGttctgggggaaggagctgaggatgggcccGGGCAGGGTCACCACCACGGGCGAGGGCTGGATGAAGACGGTGGagtcctggcactgcctgacacaGGGCtcattgcagctgctgcccagcggGGTGGgcccacagggctggcagggctggcaccggggGTAGCAGGACATGGCTTGGGGCTGCAGGTGCACctgggagagagcagagagaaataaaCACAAGGAGTGGGTAAGGATCCAACTGTTACCTCACCAGGAGAGAGCCAAGGCAAGAGCTGGGAATGAGAGCTGAAGGCTGTTTGAGGAGGCACATGGGCTCTTCCCCTCAAgcccagggatgtccccaacCAGCCCAAAACTGGGGCAATACTTCTGCCAAGACCCAGCAATCACACACCTCCCActcctttcctcctctcacAAAGAGCATCTGCAAGATCTCACACGGGACAAAGTCACAGGTATGTGCAAGAAATCccagagaagaaggagaaaatggaaaataggCTTCAAACTCACCTTGTTCTCAAGGAGATGGAGGTGAGAGGAGTGGATGAGAGAGTGAGGAGAAGGTGCTGCTTTTATACTGCTCCTGCAATGCCCCAGGCCCAGAGTCACTGCACAAGGACAGTAATTTTCCTACACACTCATCTCAAAGCAAAACATTCTAGCCAATGGCACAGattgtggtttggttttcatctttttgccatttcatttccccatttctgacATTCCCACTAAGTCATGGAGGCTTCTACCATGCAGTGGGATGAGAAGTACAAGGATTTCTTGTGCAGGAGCACAATAGTATGGGCAGGAATCAAGGCTCAAGTTGACCCATGTGGAGTTCTGTACTTCCTTACTGCCTGAGGGATGTGTTCACTCTTGGGACAGTGCCTTTTCTACCCCTCTTTTCACCCCATGATGCATTTTGGCTGCACCCTTTGCACCCTGACCTGGAGGACACACAAAGTCCTGCCACACATTGTCAATTCTGCAAAcaccctgagctgtggcagtgctgccaaGCAAGTCAGGCTGAGGGCAAAGGCCTttccctgcctggagctgtgggtCTGGGCTCAGCCCAGTGCTTGAAGATGGTTCTCCAGGGTGTTGGATGGAGCTGCCCTTGCTGGAAGGGAGttcagccctgcctggcacaaaGCCTGCAGACATCACACACTCCTGGCTTGACCTCACACCACAATTAGAGCGTGACTCTCCATGGGTCAGGAGAGTCTGTCCCTGGAAATTTGCCTACTGAAGGCATTCCCTTGCCCTCCTGGGACGCTGCCCAGCTGCCTCCatgtctgcagggcagggaagagcATCCCTCACTTGCTGTAGTTTGAAATCCGGTTTTGCATCCAGGGCATTTCTGAGCACACCTCCTCCCTGAGCACTGCATGTTGGATTTTGTAGTGATTTTCTCTATGAGCTTTCCAGATATCAAGTCTGACTGGCCTGTTCTTCCCTGACTCCTTTCATGCCTCTCTTGAAGACAAGACACTCACTGGCTTTCTTCCAGTTCTCAGGTGTGTTCCATGGTCACTGTGACTTTCAAAGGGAGTTGAGAAAGGCTTTGTACCAGTGAACACATAACATCAGTTCACACACACTCATTTCGACCAGTGTGTTTGGATGTTCCCCCATAGGATTCTGTTCTGCTTGGGGAAATCTTTTCTGTTCCAGTTGTTCCAATCAGCACCAGGAACTTCAGTTCCCGACAGCAATTCCTGATGGTAAAGACCAAGGACGTGAACCTTTGAGGATGTTCACCTTTCCTGTACCCCCTGCCCTCAGGGAAGCTGCCCTGGTGAATCCTGGGGCTGCTTGTGTCTAGGGCTCCATTTACTGATGGCCTGTCTGGAGAAGACCTTCTTATTGCCCCTCCATGTGCTCTCCTGATTCATGTCCAGGTGGGCTTTGGCTTTCCTAAAGCCTGGCAAACATCCCCTCCAGAGCAAAGGGCATCAAGGGGAAGAGAGCTGAAACattggcacagcctggctgcctggacatgctgcagctcATGACCCTTGCAGAGAACAGAGAGAAGCAAGTGAAATGTCCAGAAAAAGCAGATTATTTGGATGCCCTCTGACATGTGCAGTGTGAGACAAGGACTCTTCCTGCAAGGGGTACTGCAAAGAGTTGCTTTTCATTGCCCTAAACCAACATTCCCAGCCTTCATCCAGAGCTGTGTCAGCAAGGGTCATGTGCCCTTGctgacacagctctgcctgggatATCCTTTGCTTCTCATCACAGAACATGAAAGGATCCTGCAATGCAGGGCAGGAATGCTGGAAATGAGGAAATGAAATGGCAGCCTTGATGGAAACAAAATGTGAATTGCTGCCCCTATAAGGGATGTTTTCCTTTGAAGATGAGTCTGTTCAAAAATTACCACCCTTGTGCAGGATTATGGGCCTGGGGCAATGCAGGATCTGTATAAAAGGAGGCTCTTCTCCCCATTCTCACATTCACTCCTCTCACCTCCATCTCCTTGAGAACAAGGTGAGTTTGAAGCCTATTCTCcgttttctccttcttctctggGATTTCTTGCACATACCTGTGACTTTGTCCCGTGTGAGGTCTTGCAGATGCTCTTTgtgagaggaggaaaggagTGGGAGGTGTGTGACTGCTGGGTCTTGGCAGAAGTATTGCCCCAGTTTTGGGCTGgttggggacatccctgggcTTGAGGGGAAGAGCCCATGTGCCTCCTCAAACAGCCTTCAGCTCTCATTCCCAGCTCATGCCTTGGCTCTCTCCTGGTGAGGTAACAGTTGGATCCTTACCCACTCCTTGTGAtttatttctctctgctctctcccagGTGCACCTGCAGCCCCAAGCCATGTCCTGCTACccccggtgccagccctgccagccctgtgggcCCACCccgctgggcagcagctgcaatgaGCCCtgtgtcaggcagtgccaggactCCACCGTCTTCATCCAGCCCTCGCCCGTGGTGGTGACTCTGCCTgggcccatcctcagctccttcccacagaaCACCGCCGTGGgatcctccagctctgctgctgttggcagcatcctcagctctcagggagtgcccatcagctctgggggcttTGGCCTCTCTGGCCTGGGCAGTGGCATCTGTGGCCTcccctgctgaagctgctggggaaggaacccaggcagtgccaggatgGAGCCGCCCTGGGCACGCAGCATGGCTTTGGTGCTTCCTGAGGGGCTGAGCAagccctgcagcccttgcagagggacagggccagcctgggctcttggcaagcacagcccagcactgcctctgtTCCCTGCCactctctcctttccctcctgtaTCCCTGTTCCCTTGTGCTCCCCGGGGCTGTGAGTCCCACTCAGCCATCCTGGGGAGCACCTGCAGGCCCTGCACTCCTTTGTGGGCACCTCCTTGGAAAACACAACAGATTGTTGTTTGCCCCTGGTGCTCTCTGCATTGGCACCTCACCTTGGATTGACCcaattttcctgttttgaaTCATTAAAGTTCTTTTGCATTGCAGTCCATGTCTCCCTCTCATTTATTCCCCTGCCCAAAAGAGGATCAAGGCTAATCGACAAGAAGAGAGATTTAATCTGTGAAATAGAGAGCAGCCAGCAAACTGTATAAGTCACATCCAGGTGTTAGAAGAAAACTTGCTCCTGGAATTGCCTTGTTAAGGTTTAGCTGGGCATGCTTCATCAGTGTCAGAGCTAGGGAGAGGTTAACAAAGCTTGTGAAGGAGGGCAAAACACTGCACAGGACACCAGGAATGTAGAATTTACAGCCTTCAAGGACGTCTGGCAGAACTCCCAAGATAAGGAAGAAACTAACAAAGCCAACTGAGCAATTGTGTTAAAATCAGGTCCAAGAGGGTAAAAGATAATTCCAGCAGGGGCAGATCACAGCCACCAACACACAGACCACCGACCCAGAAGAAAAGGACTGAGCATATGGACTAAATAGCATGAGAAATGAGAGATTCATTAGCCAACAGAAGATAGAATACTAATTAATAAAAGAGCTGTGTTACATGTAGCCAATGAACGACCACTCTCCTTTGTTTGCTAAAATGTACAAGCagtaaaaattttaatatttggcATTGTGGAAGTCCACTGAGCACCCAGGCTTGTGCCACTCTGACTTAAATGACTGATATTTCCCTCGAGTGTGTAATTATTGGCTTGTAATAATGCACCAGGTAATCAATGCAATTTTTGTGGGCAACATTATCAGTGTTCTTCCCATGCTAAAgtcaaagcacagcactgtgccagCTACTGTGCAATC is drawn from Melospiza georgiana isolate bMelGeo1 chromosome 28, bMelGeo1.pri, whole genome shotgun sequence and contains these coding sequences:
- the LOC131094222 gene encoding feather keratin 1-like, whose translation is MAWGCRCTFIHSSHLHLLENKVHLQPQAMSCYPRCQPCQPCGPTPLGSSCNEPCVRQCQDSTVFIQPSPVVVTLPGPILSSFPQNTAVGSSSSAAVGSILSSQGVPISSGGFGLSGLGSGICGLPC
- the LOC131094219 gene encoding feather keratin 1-like; protein product: MGLGQCRICIKGGSSPHSHIHSSHLHLLENKVHLQPQAMSCYPRCQPCQPCGPTPLGSSCNEPCVRQCQDSTVFIQPSPVVVTLPGPILSSFPQNTAVGSSSSAAVGSILSSQGVPISSGGFGLSGLGSGICGLPC